The Deltaproteobacteria bacterium genome includes a window with the following:
- a CDS encoding low specificity L-threonine aldolase produces MSLVRGFGSDNHAEVHPDIFNSMLQANQGHAHSYGFDENTEAVEKKIKDLFGLSHSNNLASTSSYFVYNGTAANILALKACLESFNSVICSDIAHINVDECGGPEVYGGFKLIPVKSKNGKISLEDIKAQFVRKGDQHFSQVKVISLTQPTELGTCYSLKEIKEICDWAHQNKLYVHVDGARFANACVYLKSSFSEMTTHLGVDVISFGGTKNGLLAGEIVIFINPHLGNNFKYFRKQFGQLPSKSRFIAAQFQAYFDNNLWHQIASHSLKMAKYLEEKLSNFSEIKIIYPVESNSVFVLFPKIHIKELKNSKFFYIWDELTFSARLMLSWDSKPSDVDEFIEKMNSLGIK; encoded by the coding sequence ATGAGTCTTGTTAGAGGTTTTGGAAGCGACAATCATGCCGAAGTTCATCCTGATATCTTCAATTCAATGCTCCAGGCAAATCAGGGCCATGCGCACAGTTATGGATTCGATGAAAATACCGAAGCTGTTGAAAAGAAAATAAAAGACTTATTTGGTCTATCCCATTCAAATAATCTGGCCTCTACATCTTCTTATTTTGTTTATAATGGAACTGCCGCTAATATTTTGGCACTCAAGGCTTGCCTTGAGTCCTTCAACTCTGTCATTTGTAGTGATATTGCCCATATCAATGTCGACGAATGCGGGGGACCTGAGGTCTATGGAGGATTTAAATTAATTCCGGTGAAATCAAAAAATGGAAAAATTTCTTTAGAAGATATCAAAGCTCAGTTTGTTCGTAAAGGTGACCAACATTTCTCACAAGTCAAAGTGATCAGCTTAACCCAACCAACAGAACTTGGTACCTGTTACAGCTTAAAAGAAATAAAAGAAATTTGTGATTGGGCCCACCAGAATAAGCTCTACGTTCATGTTGATGGAGCTCGATTTGCAAATGCCTGTGTTTACCTAAAGAGTAGTTTTTCTGAAATGACCACTCATTTAGGAGTTGATGTTATTTCCTTTGGGGGAACAAAAAATGGGCTCTTGGCTGGTGAAATTGTGATTTTTATAAATCCCCATTTAGGAAATAACTTTAAATACTTTCGAAAACAATTTGGACAACTTCCTTCTAAATCCAGATTTATTGCAGCTCAATTTCAAGCTTATTTTGATAATAACCTATGGCATCAGATTGCAAGCCACTCTTTAAAAATGGCCAAATACTTAGAGGAAAAATTATCAAACTTTTCAGAAATTAAAATCATTTATCCTGTGGAATCAAACTCAGTATTTGTTTTATTTCCTAAGATCCATATAAAAGAACTAAAAAATTCAAAGTTTTTTTATATCTGGGACGAACTCACTTTCTCAGCAAGACTCATGCTTTCATGGGATTCCAAACCCTCTGATGTCGATGAATTTATCGAGAAAATGAATTCTCTTGGAATAAAATAG
- a CDS encoding helix-turn-helix domain-containing protein, whose translation MKISYDKSSDALSIVFKKERISKDIQLSPNVFAGLTRSGDLVEIQILEVSRTESPWFTLEAAAKYLGKSERTLLRWIKSGQLKSKKIGKEYRILPEDLDKLAS comes from the coding sequence GTGAAAATTTCATATGATAAAAGCTCAGATGCTTTATCCATAGTTTTTAAGAAGGAACGTATTTCGAAAGATATTCAATTATCACCGAATGTTTTTGCTGGACTTACCCGCTCTGGCGATTTAGTTGAAATTCAAATTTTAGAGGTCTCACGCACAGAGTCCCCTTGGTTTACGTTGGAGGCTGCTGCGAAATACCTTGGAAAATCAGAACGAACCCTTTTGCGCTGGATTAAGTCTGGACAACTCAAATCTAAGAAAATTGGCAAAGAGTATCGAATTTTACCAGAGGACTTAGATAAACTTGCCTCTTAA
- a CDS encoding DUF3419 family protein has product MSAEYFSSLNYTLANEDTFIEHALLPQKVSRVFSIAGSGARCLPLIAQNPEVLDIIDMSQEQIYLCELRIEAMKQLSEDEWLYFMGYRGGLQAGNQAGDDRWSLFLKIKISQSAKSFWSERKEAWLSKGFILLGRWESHFQKLGKIFRDYLKCDFSEIFKAQSLSEQIQIYEAKWPHLRWKSFMRVLASEYVFNKYLYKGHFSGTQDHRTENRPPHQFIMEEFERVFRTQLVRKNYFMQILFLGEIRYQEGLPLEAHSRIIQQVKASSTQVKYHVGNLLELLPRNPYDFISLSDTISYLPESEACEILQKLHPETAAGSQVVIRSFMRKPKSLNLAHWTQNKEKEKQAHHLDGTGIYEFHIFQL; this is encoded by the coding sequence ATGTCCGCAGAATATTTTTCAAGTTTAAATTACACCTTGGCCAATGAGGATACTTTTATCGAGCATGCGCTCCTTCCTCAAAAAGTTAGCAGAGTTTTTAGCATCGCTGGATCGGGTGCTAGATGCCTACCCCTCATCGCGCAAAATCCTGAGGTACTTGATATTATTGATATGAGCCAAGAGCAAATTTATTTATGTGAGTTGAGAATTGAGGCCATGAAGCAGTTGTCAGAGGATGAATGGCTGTATTTTATGGGATACCGTGGAGGCCTGCAGGCTGGTAATCAAGCCGGTGATGACCGATGGAGTTTATTTTTAAAGATTAAAATCAGCCAAAGCGCTAAGAGTTTTTGGAGTGAAAGAAAAGAAGCTTGGTTAAGTAAAGGGTTTATTCTTTTAGGTCGTTGGGAGTCTCACTTTCAAAAACTTGGAAAAATATTTAGAGATTATCTGAAGTGTGACTTTTCAGAGATTTTCAAGGCACAAAGTCTTAGTGAACAAATTCAGATATATGAAGCCAAGTGGCCTCATCTACGTTGGAAATCATTTATGAGGGTCCTTGCCAGTGAATATGTATTTAACAAATACTTATATAAGGGACACTTTAGTGGTACCCAAGATCATCGTACAGAGAACCGCCCTCCTCATCAATTTATCATGGAAGAATTTGAAAGAGTTTTTCGAACTCAATTAGTAAGAAAAAATTATTTTATGCAAATTCTTTTTTTAGGAGAAATCCGTTATCAAGAAGGACTTCCTTTGGAGGCTCATTCGCGCATCATTCAGCAAGTGAAAGCATCGAGCACTCAAGTAAAATATCATGTAGGAAATTTGTTAGAATTATTACCACGAAACCCATATGATTTTATTTCTTTGTCAGATACAATTTCCTATCTTCCTGAATCTGAAGCTTGCGAGATCCTCCAAAAACTGCATCCTGAAACGGCTGCAGGATCTCAGGTCGTGATCCGCTCCTTTATGAGAAAACCAAAAAGTCTAAACTTGGCTCATTGGACTCAAAATAAAGAAAAAGAAAAACAGGCCCATCATTTAGACGGCACAGGAATTTATGAGTTTCATATTTTTCAACTTTAA
- a CDS encoding outer membrane lipoprotein-sorting protein, translating to MNQKTIKFLALTSLFVFFSGRVWADRANDIIKKADEIRNPAESYEMMIEVQAEEETSEFQVFLKGQDRTIVVTKAPSKDMGRNMLMLDRDFQAYVPNLKRSIRLSLSQKLSGQVSNGDISRTRWYGDYVAKIETENTSEVQLLLEGKKDNLTYAWIRLWVEKKSGHPLRAEYLGLNGKTVLKNAYFENYKNLAGAQRPSLIRIEDKANKTSFIRIKSMEKKEYSDAFFSLKKMESLK from the coding sequence ATGAATCAAAAAACAATTAAATTTTTAGCACTTACTTCCCTCTTCGTATTCTTTTCAGGAAGGGTGTGGGCTGATCGAGCCAATGATATAATAAAAAAAGCAGATGAAATTAGAAATCCCGCCGAGTCCTATGAGATGATGATTGAAGTCCAAGCAGAGGAAGAGACTTCAGAATTTCAAGTTTTTCTCAAGGGTCAAGATCGAACCATCGTTGTGACGAAAGCTCCGAGCAAAGATATGGGTAGAAATATGTTGATGCTAGACAGAGATTTTCAGGCCTATGTTCCGAACTTAAAAAGATCGATAAGACTATCCTTATCGCAAAAGTTATCAGGCCAAGTTTCCAACGGAGATATTTCAAGAACCCGGTGGTATGGTGATTATGTGGCTAAAATTGAAACTGAAAATACGAGCGAGGTTCAACTTCTTCTTGAAGGAAAAAAAGATAACCTTACTTATGCGTGGATTCGTCTGTGGGTTGAAAAAAAATCAGGACACCCTTTACGTGCTGAGTACTTAGGGTTAAATGGAAAGACCGTTTTAAAAAATGCTTATTTTGAAAATTACAAAAACCTAGCAGGGGCCCAAAGGCCTTCACTTATCCGCATTGAAGATAAAGCAAATAAAACCTCTTTTATTCGAATTAAGTCCATGGAAAAAAAAGAATACAGCGATGCTTTTTTTTCTCTTAAAAAAATGGAGTCCTTAAAGTAA
- a CDS encoding ABC transporter permease, with amino-acid sequence MKILVTLAWRNLFRNVRRTLASLFTVALGASGLLIYQGFNAGIMNQYRENTIHGYYGHGEVYAEGYYNKVHEKPWKLWLENQDQLEIKLKKIPQILEVFPRISFYAFLVKGDINLGGRGEGIHPGREGLFFNQMNFIEGNEIKSANEIILGKGLAHSLGAKVGDTVTVLSQTLTGQLNGADFIVAGIFHMGQKSIDDIFFRIPLAEAQKLLNTDRIEKFSLSITSVKDWPLVEKQVKALDLKLDPISFDILDKAYYQNSVDFLEAQFGFIRTIILIIVALGIFNTIAVSLLERSGEIGALRANGESRKRLFTILFIENLILGTIGGVVGILIALLIEKTFLSSGIPMPPGPGITRSFLIFLEIQPIHFVNALLLPAVTAGLAGIWPIFKILKKSIPDLLRAT; translated from the coding sequence ATGAAAATCCTGGTAACTTTAGCTTGGCGAAATCTTTTTAGAAATGTGCGACGTACACTGGCTAGTTTATTCACTGTAGCCTTAGGAGCCTCTGGTTTATTGATTTACCAGGGATTTAATGCGGGAATTATGAATCAATACCGTGAAAATACAATTCATGGTTACTATGGGCATGGTGAAGTCTATGCGGAAGGGTATTACAACAAAGTTCACGAAAAACCCTGGAAACTTTGGCTTGAAAATCAAGATCAACTGGAAATTAAATTAAAGAAAATCCCACAAATTCTTGAGGTCTTTCCAAGAATTAGTTTTTATGCTTTTTTAGTGAAGGGCGATATCAATTTAGGAGGACGGGGAGAGGGAATTCATCCTGGAAGAGAAGGTTTATTTTTTAACCAGATGAATTTTATAGAAGGAAATGAAATTAAATCAGCCAATGAAATTATTTTAGGCAAGGGGCTGGCTCATTCCCTAGGGGCTAAGGTAGGGGATACGGTAACTGTTTTGTCCCAAACCTTAACGGGACAATTGAATGGAGCCGATTTTATCGTGGCCGGAATTTTTCATATGGGACAAAAAAGTATAGATGATATTTTTTTTAGAATTCCCTTGGCTGAAGCACAAAAACTCCTGAATACCGATAGAATCGAAAAGTTTTCCCTGTCCATTACCTCTGTAAAAGATTGGCCTCTGGTTGAAAAACAAGTTAAAGCCTTAGATCTAAAATTAGACCCCATCTCTTTTGATATTTTGGATAAGGCATATTATCAAAACTCAGTTGATTTCCTGGAAGCTCAATTTGGTTTTATTCGTACCATTATCTTAATTATTGTGGCTTTAGGAATTTTTAATACGATAGCCGTTTCCTTACTTGAAAGATCTGGAGAGATTGGGGCTTTAAGGGCTAATGGTGAGAGTCGTAAAAGATTATTTACTATTTTATTTATTGAAAATTTAATTTTAGGAACTATTGGAGGGGTTGTTGGAATTCTTATCGCTCTCTTAATTGAGAAAACCTTTCTCTCTTCAGGTATTCCCATGCCTCCAGGTCCTGGAATTACCAGAAGCTTTCTTATATTTTTAGAAATCCAGCCGATACATTTTGTGAATGCGTTGCTGTTACCAGCGGTAACAGCCGGGTTAGCCGGTATTTGGCCTATTTTTAAAATTTTAAAAAAATCAATTCCAGATCTATTACGAGCTACATGA
- a CDS encoding ABC transporter ATP-binding protein, with protein sequence MEKHLYQIKNLHYAYQWNQQSVPVLNQLNFDLKNGCFTCFVGPSGTGKTTLLNILGLIDHPSKGQIFFCDEEVTHKSESEKEKMRLKKIGFIFQSFYLIPTLTVLENTTYFLPLLGLSPEESLKQGKQILDLVGLKDHLNKKPLELSGGQRQRVAIARALAKKPKVILADEPTANLDSETSEKIIKAFKELQSQENTSFIFSTHDQHLMTYAREIFYLKDGTILKREEL encoded by the coding sequence ATGGAAAAACACTTGTATCAGATTAAAAATTTACACTACGCCTATCAATGGAATCAACAAAGTGTACCGGTGTTAAATCAACTTAATTTTGATTTGAAAAATGGCTGCTTTACTTGTTTTGTTGGCCCGAGTGGAACTGGTAAAACCACATTGCTCAATATTCTTGGATTGATTGATCATCCAAGTAAGGGCCAAATATTTTTTTGTGATGAAGAGGTAACTCATAAAAGTGAATCTGAAAAAGAAAAAATGAGATTAAAAAAAATTGGATTTATTTTTCAATCATTTTATTTAATTCCCACCTTGACTGTTTTAGAAAACACAACCTACTTTCTTCCCCTGCTGGGTCTGTCACCTGAAGAATCTCTCAAACAAGGCAAACAAATTTTAGATCTCGTAGGGCTTAAAGATCATTTAAATAAAAAACCCCTAGAGTTATCTGGAGGGCAACGCCAGAGGGTGGCTATTGCCAGGGCTTTAGCTAAAAAGCCCAAGGTGATACTCGCTGATGAGCCAACGGCTAATTTAGACTCAGAGACTTCAGAAAAAATAATCAAGGCGTTTAAAGAGTTACAAAGCCAAGAAAATACGAGTTTTATTTTTTCAACACATGACCAACATTTAATGACCTACGCTAGAGAAATTTTTTATTTAAAAGATGGCACCATCTTGAAAAGAGAAGAGTTATGA
- a CDS encoding dehydrogenase: MKNSFRIAEISFGYSHWDYSHHFKFHSAEFEVQRFGANFSVSALKTLIKNLGPEVDAFALTSLPPSLCLRNKSFIHRQYFEIMDTPCSVPLCDGTGIREIQTLQTLMELIKNKAINPQAGFYFPLTLIAPDIEEYLRHLEGSRVYFGDLYALTGMPLVIKPFFGLMTMAQSSLHLATIKSMKGQSVSLESSWQEKGKNLLVNQIKDCQYVVGDLPIISFYHRETDIFKGKELITWSKHPQLEKVISTYGFTKVHHLIPETSDLGKYTDYSLLEAVFRLLNERNSSLNFEEWQQLLVTPNEVMHEVRKYSLKRNMSLQARINKEYHGFKNKVLKQKAPDFAFVVHALSHRDFQRLPVVGSLIRSLPSQLNDTFDRQVAKLPPISYGRITQVVSQSTGREVNGIIYALFSTPKVLKNSDPEFVYNQIHQCCVDAAERGAKIIGLGAYTKVVGDSGVTINKNSPLPVTTGNSLSASATLWALYEVVLKMKLLKHNPQSGLVQGTAMVIGATGSIGKVSAKLLSLVFDKLILVSPRMERLFELKTELKKLNPRCEVVITTSANDFASFADVLVTATSAFDQKIVDVMELKPGCVVCDCSRPLDFSKEEAQRRPDVLIIESGELILPGKYNMTCDIGLPKNMVYACLAETAVLAMEERYESFTLGRDIEWTKVKEIYKLSQKHGVKLAHIQGHMGRISDKEISLVREIAMSKRKNN, encoded by the coding sequence ATGAAAAATTCATTTCGGATCGCTGAAATTAGTTTTGGCTATTCTCACTGGGACTATAGCCATCATTTCAAATTTCATTCAGCTGAATTTGAAGTTCAGCGATTTGGTGCTAATTTTTCAGTTTCGGCGTTGAAAACCTTAATTAAAAATTTGGGACCAGAAGTCGATGCCTTTGCCTTAACATCGCTTCCCCCTTCACTGTGTCTTAGAAATAAAAGTTTTATCCATCGTCAGTATTTTGAAATTATGGATACTCCTTGTTCAGTCCCCTTGTGTGATGGAACGGGTATCAGAGAAATTCAAACCCTACAAACCTTAATGGAATTAATTAAGAATAAAGCGATTAACCCTCAAGCGGGTTTTTATTTTCCGTTGACATTGATAGCTCCAGACATTGAGGAATACCTTCGTCATCTAGAGGGGAGTCGAGTTTATTTTGGCGATTTGTATGCTTTAACTGGTATGCCTTTGGTCATTAAACCATTTTTTGGTTTAATGACGATGGCTCAATCGTCTCTTCATCTTGCAACGATAAAATCGATGAAGGGTCAATCCGTTTCTTTAGAGAGTTCATGGCAAGAAAAAGGGAAAAATCTTTTGGTTAACCAAATTAAAGATTGTCAGTACGTTGTCGGCGATTTACCAATCATTTCATTCTATCATCGAGAAACCGATATTTTTAAAGGCAAGGAACTCATCACTTGGTCAAAGCATCCTCAATTGGAAAAAGTGATTTCAACCTATGGCTTTACCAAGGTTCATCATTTGATTCCTGAAACGTCTGATTTAGGAAAATATACGGACTATAGTTTATTAGAAGCGGTCTTTCGTTTGTTAAATGAAAGAAATTCAAGTTTAAATTTTGAAGAGTGGCAGCAACTTTTAGTAACGCCGAATGAGGTGATGCATGAAGTTCGAAAATATTCATTAAAAAGAAATATGTCTTTACAAGCAAGAATCAACAAAGAATATCATGGATTCAAAAATAAAGTTCTAAAACAAAAAGCCCCAGATTTCGCTTTTGTCGTGCATGCTTTGTCCCATCGGGACTTTCAAAGACTTCCTGTTGTAGGATCTCTTATTCGGTCTTTGCCAAGTCAATTGAACGACACTTTTGATCGTCAAGTGGCTAAACTTCCACCTATTTCCTATGGGAGGATCACGCAAGTTGTTTCACAATCCACTGGTCGAGAGGTTAATGGGATTATTTATGCACTTTTTTCTACACCAAAAGTTTTGAAAAATAGTGATCCTGAGTTTGTTTACAATCAAATTCATCAATGTTGTGTCGATGCCGCTGAACGAGGTGCCAAAATTATAGGCTTAGGAGCCTACACTAAAGTCGTCGGTGATTCAGGAGTGACTATCAATAAAAACTCTCCACTTCCTGTGACGACAGGAAATAGCTTAAGCGCCTCTGCCACCTTGTGGGCATTGTACGAGGTGGTTCTGAAAATGAAATTGCTCAAACACAATCCGCAATCAGGTTTGGTGCAGGGGACAGCCATGGTGATCGGTGCTACCGGGTCCATTGGAAAGGTTTCAGCCAAACTATTGAGCTTAGTTTTTGACAAGTTGATCTTAGTCTCTCCAAGAATGGAAAGACTTTTTGAGTTAAAAACTGAGTTAAAGAAATTGAATCCTCGTTGTGAGGTCGTGATTACCACGAGTGCTAATGATTTTGCTTCCTTTGCTGATGTTCTGGTGACAGCCACTTCGGCCTTTGACCAGAAAATTGTGGATGTGATGGAACTTAAACCAGGATGTGTTGTTTGTGATTGCTCAAGGCCCTTGGATTTTTCGAAAGAAGAGGCACAAAGACGACCCGATGTACTTATTATCGAGTCAGGAGAACTGATTCTTCCTGGAAAATACAATATGACTTGTGATATTGGATTGCCAAAAAATATGGTCTATGCCTGCCTAGCAGAGACGGCCGTTCTAGCCATGGAAGAGCGGTATGAAAGTTTCACTTTAGGTCGAGATATTGAATGGACCAAGGTGAAAGAGATTTATAAATTATCACAAAAACATGGAGTCAAGTTGGCCCATATTCAAGGTCATATGGGAAGAATTTCTGATAAGGAAATTTCGCTAGTAAGGGAAATAGCGATGTCTAAAAGGAAAAACAATTAA
- a CDS encoding SDR family oxidoreductase, whose protein sequence is MKSKPIRIFMTGGTGFLGKEVLALLQLNPDVEVHVLSRNPPALMNYHSSWKGNLTLFNAGLNLTELKKTKFDVFLHLASLYDLNASYQEVIVNNVFGTNMALKLAQELQVPLFVNASSIAAVSNCLGTVSAYDLNLKEHFPDAYSEGKALTETQILNWSSANFSKLNLRLGILVGHSKTGKIDRVDGPYEAVKGFRKLKTFLGKWSGVYFLPGNEKVRLPFVPVDIAAQGVLDILFKSLLSLQDGHSISRDYQSYYLAPRQGVEIRKFYTSVMSHLGISNFDFKLVKDLPTEMTASLAHSLLEFPKEQLRYALDLPSFNTEDTEKMLGLNWCPEFSEYEQSFWRGYEKFISDR, encoded by the coding sequence ATGAAAAGTAAACCCATCCGAATTTTTATGACTGGAGGTACAGGCTTTCTCGGAAAGGAAGTCCTTGCTTTATTACAGTTGAATCCAGATGTTGAAGTTCATGTTCTCTCACGTAATCCCCCCGCTTTAATGAATTATCATTCTTCTTGGAAAGGGAATTTAACGCTTTTTAATGCAGGATTAAATCTCACGGAGCTTAAGAAAACTAAATTCGATGTCTTTCTTCATTTGGCCAGTTTGTACGACTTGAATGCCTCTTATCAAGAGGTCATTGTGAATAATGTTTTTGGAACGAATATGGCATTAAAATTGGCACAGGAATTACAGGTTCCTTTGTTTGTAAATGCTAGCTCTATCGCTGCTGTTTCAAATTGTCTTGGTACTGTTTCTGCCTATGATTTAAATCTCAAAGAACATTTTCCGGATGCTTACTCAGAAGGCAAAGCCTTAACAGAAACCCAAATTCTGAATTGGAGTTCGGCGAATTTTTCCAAATTAAATTTACGTTTGGGAATTTTGGTGGGTCATTCTAAAACTGGTAAAATTGATAGAGTTGATGGGCCCTATGAAGCCGTAAAGGGTTTTCGAAAACTGAAAACCTTTCTTGGTAAATGGTCAGGAGTTTATTTTCTTCCAGGAAATGAAAAGGTACGGCTTCCTTTTGTTCCAGTAGATATAGCGGCTCAAGGAGTTCTTGATATATTATTTAAATCTTTACTCTCTCTTCAAGATGGACATTCAATTTCTCGAGACTATCAAAGTTATTATTTAGCTCCGCGACAGGGTGTAGAAATCAGGAAGTTTTATACATCGGTAATGTCCCATTTAGGAATTTCTAATTTTGATTTTAAGTTGGTAAAAGATTTACCAACAGAGATGACAGCGAGTTTGGCGCATAGCCTGTTAGAGTTTCCTAAAGAACAATTAAGATATGCTTTGGATCTGCCCTCTTTTAATACGGAGGACACCGAAAAAATGTTAGGTTTAAACTGGTGTCCTGAATTTTCAGAATATGAACAATCATTTTGGAGAGGTTATGAAAAATTCATTTCGGATCGCTGA
- a CDS encoding kinase, whose translation MLVSVVINPKAGAVDIGLLQEKISQALFRCRLHFLIAETREESLGFVKNEIQNNTDAFLICGGDGTINETLQMIMSLHHVGEIPPISLISSGTANDLSHELGISEKVNIAARVILEGKERKIDVIEVESKGVKKYMLTNGGFGIPAMTSDKANQLRSFLQLQSINSEVNPFFRGLSKITHRAVKKLGSEVYSALLAQSLLKWDQKNWNLEIEFDDGSKKRTQSPFLLINNQPYLGRKYLIAPFTNNSDGEMNLTMIESHNMATQILSVLKVLRGKLRESSVVNTKEKKSFTVRTLNNKRLLTFFGDGEILFRNAEEVKFKCLHQKLTVLV comes from the coding sequence ATGCTCGTCTCCGTAGTCATAAACCCCAAAGCAGGTGCCGTGGATATCGGGCTTTTGCAAGAAAAAATATCTCAGGCATTATTTCGATGTCGATTGCATTTTTTGATCGCTGAAACTCGAGAGGAGTCTTTGGGTTTTGTTAAAAATGAAATTCAAAATAATACAGATGCCTTTCTTATTTGCGGTGGTGATGGCACGATTAATGAGACCTTGCAAATGATCATGTCACTTCATCATGTAGGTGAAATTCCCCCTATCAGTTTGATTAGTTCAGGAACAGCAAATGATTTAAGTCATGAACTAGGTATTAGCGAGAAGGTAAATATTGCGGCTCGCGTGATACTTGAAGGGAAGGAAAGAAAGATAGATGTCATTGAGGTGGAATCCAAGGGCGTAAAAAAGTATATGCTTACTAATGGTGGTTTCGGAATTCCTGCTATGACTTCAGATAAAGCGAATCAACTCAGATCTTTCTTGCAACTGCAATCCATCAATTCAGAGGTCAATCCATTTTTCAGAGGTTTATCTAAGATAACTCACAGAGCGGTAAAAAAATTAGGATCAGAAGTGTACTCAGCGCTCTTGGCTCAATCTCTTTTAAAGTGGGATCAAAAAAATTGGAACTTAGAAATTGAATTTGATGATGGAAGTAAAAAAAGAACTCAATCGCCCTTTTTGTTAATTAATAATCAGCCTTATCTAGGTAGAAAATATCTTATTGCCCCCTTTACTAATAATTCCGATGGCGAAATGAATTTAACAATGATTGAATCCCATAATATGGCAACACAAATACTGTCCGTCTTAAAAGTTTTAAGAGGAAAATTAAGAGAAAGTTCCGTTGTCAATACGAAGGAGAAAAAAAGCTTTACGGTGAGAACTTTAAATAATAAAAGATTGCTCACTTTTTTTGGTGATGGTGAGATTCTTTTCCGTAATGCTGAAGAAGTGAAATTTAAATGTCTCCATCAAAAACTAACGGTGCTGGTGTAG